The Paracoccus sp. MA DNA segment ACCGGGTCGAGTGCTGCGATCACGCCGGGGGCCTGGTCGCCGGGGGTCAGGTTGACCTTCTGCACCTCTTGCAGCACGGCCCAGCCGCCATAGCCCAGACCGCAGGCCAGCGCGACCATGACCAGAAGCGAGCCGATGGCGCGCGGCTCGATGGAGCTCCAGAGGCTTTCCTGCCTGGGCAGGAAGATCGGATGCGGATTGGCCAGCGCCTCGGCCGGGTCGGCGGGCCGGCGCTGCGGCTTGGGCCCGGCGGCGGCGGGCGCCATGCCATGCGTGGGCTGAAAGCCCGATTCCTGGCAGAAGCGGCGGAAGGTCCAGTCGGCATCCATGCCCAGATAGCGCGCATAGGAGCGCACATAGCCGGCGATGAAACTGGGCGTGTCGAAGGCCGAGATGTCGCAATTCTCAATGGCGGCGACATAGGAGGCGCGAATGCGCAACTCGCGCTGGACATCCAGCAGCGACTTGCCCAGCGTGGCCCGTTCGCCCCGCATCAGGTCGCCGAGACGAATATCAGGATCGTCGAAACCGGGCGGCAATGCCGCCGGTTCCTCATGGCCATGCGACGGGGGATTCCCCCTTAGCCCGATCATCGCGCCTGCCCCATTCTTTGCTGCTCGTCCTCCCCGAATCGGAAGACTCTCACAACTTGATTAAAGCAAGGTTATCACGGGCGCGAGAGGTCTTCACCCCGAAACCGCGTCAGGCAGCCGAAGTTGAACGGTTCAGTTTGCACTGCGACCACAGATTGTCCATAGCCCGCACCAGATGGTCGATCTGCTTGGGGTCATGCACCGGCGAGGGCGTGAAGCGCAGCCGCTCGGTGCCGCGCGGCACGGTGGGGAAGTTGATCGGCTGCACGTAGATGCCGAAATCGGCCAGCAGCATGTCGGACAGCGCCTTGCAATGCACCGGGTGGCCGACATGCACCGGCACGATATGGCTGCCATGGTCCATGATCGGCATGCCGAGGCCGCGCAGCCGCATCTTGAGGATGCGGGCGTTCAGCTGCTGGCGGTCGCGCAGCAGCTGCCCCTCGGCCGTCTTCAGGAAGGCGATCGAGGCCGCCGCGCCCGCCGCCACCGCCGGCGGCAGCGAGGTGGTGAAGATGAAGCCCGGCGCATAGGAGCGGATCGCGTCCACCATCTTGGCCGAGGCGGCGATATAGCCGCCGAAGACGCCGAAGGCCTTGCCCAGCGTGCCGTTGAAGATGTCGATGCGGTGGCTCAGCCCGTCGCGCTCGGCCACGCCGCCGCCGCGCGGACCATACATGCCGACGGCATGGACCTCGTCCAGATAGGTGAGGGCGTTGAACTCGTCCGCGAGGTCGCAGATCGCGGCGATGGGGCCGAAATCGCCATCCATGGAATAGATCGATTCGAAGGCGATCAGTTTCGGCGCCTCGGGATCGTCTGCCTCCAGCAGCTCGCGCAGATGCGCCACGTCATTGTGACGGAAGATGCGCTTGGCGCCGTCGAAACGCTTGATGCCCTCGATCATCGAGGCGTGGTTCAGCGCGTCGGAATAGATGATCAGCCCGGGAAACAGCTTGCGCAGGGTCGAGAGCGTCGCGTCATTGGCGATATAGGCGCTGGAAAAGACCAGCGAGGCCTCTTTCTGGTGCAGGTCGGCCAGTTCCGCCTCGAGCCGCTTGTGATAGACCGTCGTGCCCGAGATGTTGCGCGTGCCGCCGGAACCCGCCCCGGTGGCATCCAGCGCCTCGTGCATCGCCGCCAGCACCACCGGATGCTGG contains these protein-coding regions:
- the hemA gene encoding 5-aminolevulinate synthase translates to MDYSAALDQAIGKLHEEGRYRTFIDIERRKGAYPQAVWTRPDGTETEITVWCGNDYLGMGQHPVVLAAMHEALDATGAGSGGTRNISGTTVYHKRLEAELADLHQKEASLVFSSAYIANDATLSTLRKLFPGLIIYSDALNHASMIEGIKRFDGAKRIFRHNDVAHLRELLEADDPEAPKLIAFESIYSMDGDFGPIAAICDLADEFNALTYLDEVHAVGMYGPRGGGVAERDGLSHRIDIFNGTLGKAFGVFGGYIAASAKMVDAIRSYAPGFIFTTSLPPAVAAGAAASIAFLKTAEGQLLRDRQQLNARILKMRLRGLGMPIMDHGSHIVPVHVGHPVHCKALSDMLLADFGIYVQPINFPTVPRGTERLRFTPSPVHDPKQIDHLVRAMDNLWSQCKLNRSTSAA